A portion of the Salvelinus fontinalis isolate EN_2023a chromosome 32, ASM2944872v1, whole genome shotgun sequence genome contains these proteins:
- the LOC129831303 gene encoding NADH dehydrogenase [ubiquinone] iron-sulfur protein 5-like: protein MPFIDLQGKLGINIDKWMLIQGGEQPCKRAPRCHAFEKEWIECADGIGQTRAKKECKLEFEDFYECMHREKTHKRLYEIRKQRDKMVKEGTYQTPAHHTGAQADDRP from the exons ATGCCGTTCATCGACCTCCAGGGGAAGTTGGGCATCAACATAGACAAATGGATGTTGATCCAGGGTGGCGAGCAGCCATGCAAACGGGCACCCCGCTGCCACGCCTTTGAGAAAGAGTGGATCGAGTGTGCGGATGGCATTGGTCAGACCCGTGCCAAGAAGGAATGCAAGCTTGAGTTTGAGGACTTCTATGAGTGCATGCACAGAGAGAAGACG cacAAGAGGCTGTACGAGATCCGTAAGCAGCGGGACAAGATGGTGAAGGAGGGCACCTACCAGACCCCAGCGCACCACACCGGCGCTCAGGCTGATGACAGGCCTTGA